The Pocillopora verrucosa isolate sample1 chromosome 2, ASM3666991v2, whole genome shotgun sequence genome has a segment encoding these proteins:
- the LOC131792677 gene encoding ankyrin repeat domain-containing protein 66-like isoform X2, translated as MTELVLHEAAVNGDYQQLESMLMIHRIDVNYKDEDFGDRTALHWAASKGHAKCVKLLLEYGADPAARMVGGWTPAHCAAETGRSNVLKILIEHQAPVMIADNSGDTPKRVAEIYGHTACIELLESAEDSSVQKQLLIRDKFRSNTRKVSRIVAEKGLEGLQGKVTDVPS; from the exons ATGACTGAGTTAGTTCTCCATGAAGCGGCTGTCAATGGCGACTACCAGCAGCTTGAGAGCATGTTAATGATCCACCGAATAGATGTCAATTATAAAGATGAAGACTTTGGCGATCGTACAGCGCTCCACTGGGCGGCCTCCAAAG GGCACGCCAAGTGTGTGAAACTTCTTTTGGAATACGGCGCTGATCCTGCCGCTCGTATGGTGGGAGGCTGGACACCAGCTCACTGCGCGGCGGAGACTGGACGCTCAAATGTACTCAAGATCTTAATCGAACACCAGGCCCCTGTCATGATTGCGGATAACTCGGGGGACACGCCCAAAAGGGTAGCGGAAATATACGGACATACGGCTTGTATTGAACTTCTCGAAAG CGCTGAAGATTCCTCTGTCCAAAAACAGCTTCTTATTAGAGACAAGTTCCGCTCCAACACAAGAAAAGTTTCACGCATTGTGGCTGAGAAAGGCTTGGAGGGTCTTCAAGGAAAAGTGACAGATGTACCCAGCTAA
- the LOC131792677 gene encoding ankyrin repeat domain-containing protein 66-like isoform X1, whose translation MSIIKMKTLAIVQRSTGRPPKGMTNQEKPPTKQVFNSSSHDLLLHETCALGDDTKLEELGSFIRGGKIDVNSRDEEWGNRAALHWAAHRGHAKCVKLLLEYGADPAARMVGGWTPAHCAAETGRSNVLKILIEHQAPVMIADNSGDTPKRVAEIYGHTACIELLESAEDSSVQKQLLIRDKFRSNTRKVSRIVAEKGLEGLQGKVTDVPS comes from the exons ATGTCAATTATAAAGATGAAGACTTTGGCGATCGTACAGCGCTCCACTGGGCGGCCTCCAAAG GGCATGACAAATCAGGAAAAACCGCCGACCAAACAGGTTTTTAACAGCAGCAGCCACGACTTGCTTTTACACGAGACGTGCGCCCTGGGAGACGACACAAAACTCGAAGAATTGGGTAGCTTTATAAGAGGTGGAAAAATCGACGTGAATTCGAGAGATGAGGAATGGGGCAACAGAGCTGCTCTTCACTGGGCGGCACACAGAG GGCACGCCAAGTGTGTGAAACTTCTTTTGGAATACGGCGCTGATCCTGCCGCTCGTATGGTGGGAGGCTGGACACCAGCTCACTGCGCGGCGGAGACTGGACGCTCAAATGTACTCAAGATCTTAATCGAACACCAGGCCCCTGTCATGATTGCGGATAACTCGGGGGACACGCCCAAAAGGGTAGCGGAAATATACGGACATACGGCTTGTATTGAACTTCTCGAAAG CGCTGAAGATTCCTCTGTCCAAAAACAGCTTCTTATTAGAGACAAGTTCCGCTCCAACACAAGAAAAGTTTCACGCATTGTGGCTGAGAAAGGCTTGGAGGGTCTTCAAGGAAAAGTGACAGATGTACCCAGCTAA